Within bacterium, the genomic segment TAGGGAATATATTGAAAATGTTCAGCCTTTATTGTATCACGCTTTTTAAGAATGTCTGCCTCTATCAAACCTTGCCGCACCTGCCCGGCAATGCGCACCCGCGTATCCCAGCCGGTTCCGGCCGGGAGGGCGACTTCAGCATACAGTGTGCTGTGTCCCGGCGGTGCCACTTTGCCAAAATTGCCGGGAAACCCAACGCGGTAAAAAGGATACTTTTTTTCAGGAAAATAGAGCCAATGCGCATCATGCACCTTTGCCCGCGCAACGCCGAAATTAACCACCACCACCGAGTTCCATTGAAGTTGTTGCATTGCCTCCAACACCGCCTGAGGAGGACTTTCCAGCAGCGCAACCAGGGCGGGCAATGGAATCGTCGAAATCAGCTGCTTCCATGCCAGACGGCCGTGACCGATAATATCCACCGTACGCTTCCGAAGATCAAGCCGAACAGCCCGGGCATTTAAATTCAATTGAGGGATTTTTTTCGCCAGCGTATCGGCCAACAACCCGATCCCGCCGGATTTGGGATACAAAAATTCTGCATTATAGCCGCTTGTCTTATCGTCGGGATAAAAGGCGCCCTGCACCACACGGGCAATCTCCGGCCTGGGCATATAGGCCCCCATCCAATCCAATGTCAGTTCGGACGGATCAACTGTCCACAATTTGCGATTGTACGGTTCCAAAAAAAGATCGGAAATCGTTCTGCCAAAATTTTGCCGGGCCCATTGTAAAAAATTATCCGGCCGTTTTTCAGTATGGCTGACAGCTTCCAGATACTCACACAAGGCTCTCCTTTTTATTTCACCGGGCAGACCGCGAATATTGGCTTGAAAAGGATATGCAAACTCCGTCCGGCTAAGCTGAATCCGGGCATCACGTTTGATGGTATTGAGTTTTCCCGGGAGCAGGCGTTTTATAAATTGCCGTATCTGAGGGTTCCGCAGATGCAGCAAATGTCCCGACTTATCAAAATGGTAAACACCGACACGATCTGTAACACACTCCCCGCCGGGCCGGGACTCGGCCTCATAGACAACCGCTTGTTTGCCAAAATGGTAAGCTGCCGAGAGTCCTGCCAATCCGCCGCCAAGCACAATACACTTCGGATTGGTTTGTCTTGCCGCCTGGGGCATTTATTTTTTCTCCATGGAAAAACTGCCCATGCGCTCGGCAGTAAACAATGCCAACAAACCAACGGTCAGGTAAATCATTAGCGACCAATGCACCGGCACTTGAATCGTCAAATACGCGACCAGGCCCAGCCCCAAACCAATTCCCCAAAGCAGCCATACGGTTTTTTGCTTGGTCAATCCAAGTTTGACCATCCGCAGCGCCAGGTGGTCCGGGCTGCCGCGAAACATGGAGACGCCGCGACGATGGCGCAAAAACATGATAAACAATGTATCGAAGATGGGAACACCCAAAATCAAGATCGGCGCCAAAACCGCCAACGGATTTGTTTTGGAGTAGCTTTCACCCATGGCAATCGACGCCAGGACAAACCCCAGCATTAATGCACCGGTATCTCCCAGATAAATTTTTGCTTTGGGGAAATTATAAGGTAAAAAACCCAGCAGCGCACCGCCCAGCGCAGCGGTGATATACATATCATTGAATCGTCCGTTTTCCATGGCAATCGCAAAAAAGATTACTGCCGCAACAATACTAATTCCCGAGGCCAAGCCATCCATGATATCAATCAAATTCATGGCATTGGTAACCCCGACCACCCAGAGAACACTCAAAAAAACCGAGATCCCCGGATGATGGATAAACTGGAGGCGCATATTACAAGCAATAAGAATCAACGCCGCCATGGTCTGGCCGATAAATTTGACAGCCGGCGAAAGCTTGAATTTATCATCAATCAGTCCCAATATAACAATCAGGCTGGTACCGCTTACCACCCCCACCACCCCGATGACGGTGCTGCTTTCCCATATTTTGAATACCACCAGTGTTGTGATAAATGCCAGATAGACAGCCAGACCGCCCAAATAAGGAACCGGATTTTTATGTTTTTTTAATTTCGTATCAGGATGATCAATTATTTTAAGTTTAACAGCCAGTTTCCCAGCCAAGGGTGTCAGCCCAAGCGCCAAAAAAAACGCCAATAGAACAATTCCAAAATTCGATGCCATCATCATCTCCATCAATCCCTGTGTTTCGAAATAGTTGCAATTATTTTTTTCAATCGTTGAGCTGCGGCAGCCCAGTCGTATTTTTCCAGTGCCAAACGCCTGCCCTGGATGCGAATTTTATCTGCCAGCGCATCATCTTGGTAAAGCTGTACACATTTTTCGGTAAATTGTTCTGCCGTGTCCGCAACCAAACAATGTTCCTGATCACATGCCAGAACATTATCCGCCACCAGACGGGTCGCCACCACCGGCAAGGCGGAAGAAAAATACTCGATTACCTTGAACTGCCGACCCGACGCCACCTGCAAAGGTGCAATGGCAATACGCGCTTTTTTAAAATAAACACTGATATCCGGCACAATCCCGACAAAATCAATCCCCGGCTGATGCCAGTGTTGATTCGTTTCAAAATCCGCCGGACGCTTCCCAACCACCGTCAGCCGGGCAGCGGGCAGCTTTATTTTAAGCAACGGCCAGATGTTGCGGCAAAAATCCTGCAATCCCAAATAATTAGGATAGTACGCCATGTTGCCCACAAAAACCAGCTCCGGTTTTTGGGAAAGAATCTTTACTTCAGAAAATGATTGCGTATCCACTCCGTTGGTAACTTCTTCTAAGGTTGGGGCGGCACCCAGGTGCTTCAAAAATCCGAGATCCACCTCAGATGAAATAACACTTGCATCA encodes:
- a CDS encoding glycosyltransferase family 4 protein, translated to MNLLFLAPILPYPVEDGDRQRAYHLLKELAKMHHVHFLGFIRSPEQQAHVKYLETICASSQAVMISRREIVLNCLKAWVTLVPLNVAAFNSRRMHAAVRQIVKDKKIDGIYTYRLRMAPYARRARVGFRVLDFTDAMTRHFQNRAQIEHSLLKQFYLQHEIKRLRKYEARISHHFDASVISSEVDLGFLKHLGAAPTLEEVTNGVDTQSFSEVKILSQKPELVFVGNMAYYPNYLGLQDFCRNIWPLLKIKLPAARLTVVGKRPADFETNQHWHQPGIDFVGIVPDISVYFKKARIAIAPLQVASGRQFKVIEYFSSALPVVATRLVADNVLACDQEHCLVADTAEQFTEKCVQLYQDDALADKIRIQGRRLALEKYDWAAAAQRLKKIIATISKHRD
- a CDS encoding undecaprenyl/decaprenyl-phosphate alpha-N-acetylglucosaminyl 1-phosphate transferase, with the protein product MMMASNFGIVLLAFFLALGLTPLAGKLAVKLKIIDHPDTKLKKHKNPVPYLGGLAVYLAFITTLVVFKIWESSTVIGVVGVVSGTSLIVILGLIDDKFKLSPAVKFIGQTMAALILIACNMRLQFIHHPGISVFLSVLWVVGVTNAMNLIDIMDGLASGISIVAAVIFFAIAMENGRFNDMYITAALGGALLGFLPYNFPKAKIYLGDTGALMLGFVLASIAMGESYSKTNPLAVLAPILILGVPIFDTLFIMFLRHRRGVSMFRGSPDHLALRMVKLGLTKQKTVWLLWGIGLGLGLVAYLTIQVPVHWSLMIYLTVGLLALFTAERMGSFSMEKK
- a CDS encoding FAD-dependent oxidoreductase encodes the protein MPQAARQTNPKCIVLGGGLAGLSAAYHFGKQAVVYEAESRPGGECVTDRVGVYHFDKSGHLLHLRNPQIRQFIKRLLPGKLNTIKRDARIQLSRTEFAYPFQANIRGLPGEIKRRALCEYLEAVSHTEKRPDNFLQWARQNFGRTISDLFLEPYNRKLWTVDPSELTLDWMGAYMPRPEIARVVQGAFYPDDKTSGYNAEFLYPKSGGIGLLADTLAKKIPQLNLNARAVRLDLRKRTVDIIGHGRLAWKQLISTIPLPALVALLESPPQAVLEAMQQLQWNSVVVVNFGVARAKVHDAHWLYFPEKKYPFYRVGFPGNFGKVAPPGHSTLYAEVALPAGTGWDTRVRIAGQVRQGLIEADILKKRDTIKAEHFQYIPYAYVIFDSAYAAAKKRIIQYLNYYGIICIGRWGRWEYSAMEDAMLAGKQAAQETK